The following proteins are encoded in a genomic region of Longimicrobium sp.:
- a CDS encoding SDR family oxidoreductase, giving the protein MDGGLSLGLTGKRAVVSGASRGVGRAAALMLARAGADVGVGYLNRAEEAEAVAAEVRALGRRAYAQAGDISTPWGAELLFERALVEFGGIDIFVGNAGVWVAEDVSIADMTDEQWRRSIQQNLDSIFHTVRLAARFVTPNGRIVLVSSTAGQRGESFHADYAATKGALISLTKSVAVELAPRGITVNCVAPGWTDTEMIEKPMAAGRARIEASIPLGRVASADDVAGPIVFLCSALARHVTGEILNVNGGSVLCG; this is encoded by the coding sequence GTGGACGGCGGCCTGAGCCTGGGACTGACGGGAAAGCGCGCCGTGGTGAGCGGCGCGTCGCGCGGGGTGGGGCGCGCCGCGGCGCTGATGCTGGCGCGCGCCGGCGCCGACGTGGGCGTCGGCTACCTCAATCGCGCGGAGGAGGCGGAGGCCGTGGCCGCCGAGGTGCGCGCGCTCGGGCGCCGGGCGTACGCGCAGGCGGGCGACATCTCCACCCCCTGGGGCGCCGAGCTGCTGTTCGAGCGCGCGCTGGTGGAGTTCGGGGGGATCGACATCTTCGTGGGCAACGCCGGCGTGTGGGTGGCCGAGGACGTCTCCATCGCCGACATGACCGACGAGCAGTGGCGCCGCAGCATCCAGCAGAACCTGGACTCCATCTTCCACACCGTGCGGCTGGCGGCGCGCTTCGTCACCCCCAACGGCCGCATCGTGCTGGTCTCCTCCACCGCCGGGCAGCGAGGCGAGTCGTTCCACGCCGACTACGCGGCCACCAAGGGCGCCCTCATCTCCCTGACCAAGTCGGTGGCCGTCGAGCTGGCGCCGCGGGGGATCACGGTCAACTGCGTGGCGCCGGGGTGGACCGACACGGAGATGATCGAGAAGCCGATGGCGGCCGGCCGAGCGCGCATCGAGGCGTCGATCCCGCTGGGCCGCGTGGCCAGCGCCGACGATGTGGCGGGGCCGATCGTCTTCCTCTGCTCGGCGCTGGCGCGGCACGTCACCGGCGAGATCCTGAACGTGAACGGCGGGAGCGTGCTCTGTGGCTGA
- a CDS encoding low affinity iron permease family protein, with translation MKDRFRRFAQAVSNVVGSAWTFIAAVLVILAWAVTGPMFGYSNTWQLIINTGTTIVTFLMVFLIQNTQNRDAKAIHLKLDELLRAVAKARTGLVDVESMSDEELAKLQEEFHRLREHKQWEEEHFPSHRDRRRTGRRAEDQVEE, from the coding sequence ATGAAGGACCGGTTCCGGCGCTTCGCGCAGGCGGTGTCGAACGTGGTCGGCTCGGCGTGGACGTTCATCGCCGCCGTGCTGGTGATCCTGGCGTGGGCGGTCACCGGGCCGATGTTCGGCTACTCGAACACCTGGCAGCTGATCATCAACACCGGCACCACCATCGTCACCTTCCTGATGGTGTTCCTCATCCAGAACACGCAGAACCGCGACGCCAAGGCCATCCACCTGAAGCTCGACGAGTTGCTGCGCGCCGTGGCCAAGGCGCGCACCGGGCTGGTGGACGTGGAGTCGATGTCCGACGAGGAGCTGGCGAAGCTGCAAGAGGAGTTCCACCGCCTGCGCGAGCACAAGCAGTGGGAGGAGGAGCACTTCCCCAGCCACCGCGACCGCCGCCGGACCGGCCGCCGCGCCGAGGACCAGGTGGAGGAGTGA
- a CDS encoding GNAT family N-acetyltransferase, with the protein MHSFYDPAAGWSEGDIDVVPLDGEPPGGFDCGRAEQNEYLYERAWRDHCRRLSATRLFFVKGILAGYLTTTADLVELGTREKDPGIRYRSLPAIKIAQLGVDRRFAGCGLGQSLVAYALTFARRECARIGARYVTVDAKPDLEGWYARQGFVRNRVVQKRREEAHPDASGVPISMRFDLLQME; encoded by the coding sequence ATGCACTCGTTCTACGACCCTGCTGCCGGGTGGAGCGAAGGCGACATCGACGTCGTTCCGCTGGATGGGGAACCGCCCGGTGGGTTTGACTGTGGGCGCGCCGAGCAGAACGAGTATCTCTACGAGCGTGCGTGGCGCGACCACTGCCGTCGCCTGTCCGCCACTCGCCTGTTTTTCGTCAAAGGGATACTCGCCGGCTACCTCACGACCACCGCGGACCTGGTGGAACTGGGTACGCGCGAGAAAGACCCGGGCATTCGATATCGTTCCCTGCCGGCGATCAAGATTGCGCAGCTCGGCGTCGACCGCCGCTTCGCAGGATGCGGACTCGGGCAATCCCTCGTGGCCTATGCGCTCACGTTTGCCCGCCGCGAATGCGCGAGGATCGGGGCCCGCTACGTGACGGTCGACGCGAAACCGGATCTGGAGGGCTGGTACGCGCGCCAAGGGTTTGTACGCAATCGGGTCGTACAGAAGCGGAGGGAGGAAGCTCATCCGGATGCTTCCGGTGTCCCCATCAGCATGCGGTTCGATCTCCTCCAGATGGAGTGA
- a CDS encoding polysaccharide biosynthesis tyrosine autokinase has translation MSELTPIDPVTTSLSERSSRTPLLRSQLTPQAQDESDGIPIRDYLSALRRYWWLVAAAVVLSAGVALWRVSKELPMYLATTSVRLRDASVKMGGDLGATSGTNPDQLPGYYTDPILSQIQVLRSRSVAGLVADSLGLRLRPVKPDFPYAVVGAVRVNSAAQDGDTMAVEFGEREVTATLNGVTAKAPYRRPLQLPGVEATFIRRPSFSSAQFSLVSREDAINAVLNGLTAKPRELTNVIDIAYTAYDRHLAQRVADAAAVSFQHVNTESAQQASRRRALFIREQLRSTDSLLIAAQYQLSQFRKNVNAFSPQEKFRTTQEGLAGLRMHREELDQERRIYAQMGTALGNTRDGGEQLAALAASPQVGTNSGLVSLYQQMQRYQVLRDSLTTGPWSRAATNPDVQRLDSLIASSRNRLGMAVSARSTALDAQVRVMDQMMATDAASVSQLPDAEAEQQRLARQVETLQTLTDDLLREQQKARIDEAVEAGQVEMMDHALVPGGPMPRGVKKRVLFALLIGLMIGAGGAFLLDRLNTALFRREEIEALLHVPVLAIVPKIVPEAEKRRRPGRKLKVPGTALVKRSPAPADALITVTDLHSAGSQAYRKLRTHLIFSTGGDPLRTLLVTSPGASEGKSTVCANLAVTFAQQHMRVLLVDCDMRRSRLHTLFGAERTPGLTEVLARQGTLEEAIRSTQVEGLHILPAGTLVPNISELLGGAGMRAVMAELSSRYDLVVVDTPPVLAAADAEILGVQTDAVLLVLRAGQTDRQPAQYAVQQLRAIGARVVGAVLNDPDEKVADYGRYTYYYDYYSQPANA, from the coding sequence GTGTCCGAGTTGACCCCCATCGATCCCGTGACCACCAGCTTGTCCGAGCGCTCGTCGCGCACGCCGCTGCTGCGCTCGCAGCTGACCCCGCAGGCCCAGGACGAGAGCGACGGCATCCCCATCCGCGACTACCTGAGCGCGCTCCGCCGCTACTGGTGGCTCGTCGCGGCCGCGGTCGTGCTCTCCGCCGGCGTGGCGCTCTGGCGCGTGTCGAAGGAGCTGCCGATGTACCTGGCCACCACCTCGGTGCGCCTGCGCGACGCGTCGGTGAAGATGGGCGGCGACCTGGGCGCCACCAGCGGGACCAACCCCGACCAGCTCCCCGGCTACTACACCGACCCCATCCTCTCGCAGATCCAGGTGCTGCGCAGCCGCAGCGTGGCCGGGCTGGTGGCCGACTCGCTGGGGCTGCGCCTGCGCCCGGTGAAGCCCGACTTCCCCTACGCGGTGGTCGGCGCGGTGCGCGTCAACTCGGCCGCGCAGGACGGCGACACCATGGCCGTGGAGTTCGGCGAGCGCGAGGTCACCGCCACGCTGAACGGCGTCACCGCGAAGGCGCCCTATCGCCGCCCGCTGCAGCTTCCCGGCGTGGAGGCGACGTTCATCCGCCGCCCGTCGTTCTCCTCCGCGCAGTTCTCCCTGGTCTCGCGCGAGGACGCCATCAACGCCGTGCTGAACGGGCTGACCGCCAAGCCGCGCGAGCTGACCAACGTCATCGACATCGCCTACACGGCGTACGACCGGCACCTGGCGCAGCGCGTGGCCGACGCCGCGGCGGTCAGCTTCCAGCACGTGAACACCGAGAGCGCGCAGCAGGCGTCGCGCCGCCGCGCGCTGTTCATCCGCGAGCAGCTGCGCAGCACCGACTCGCTGCTGATCGCCGCGCAGTACCAGCTCAGCCAGTTCCGCAAGAACGTCAACGCCTTCAGCCCGCAGGAGAAGTTCAGGACCACGCAGGAGGGGCTGGCGGGGCTGCGCATGCACCGCGAGGAGCTGGACCAGGAGCGCCGCATTTACGCGCAGATGGGCACGGCGCTGGGCAACACCCGCGACGGCGGCGAGCAGCTGGCCGCGCTGGCCGCCAGCCCGCAGGTGGGGACGAACAGCGGGCTCGTCTCGCTCTACCAGCAGATGCAGCGCTACCAGGTCCTGCGCGACTCGCTGACCACCGGCCCCTGGTCGCGCGCGGCCACGAACCCCGACGTGCAGCGGCTCGACTCGCTCATCGCCAGCTCGCGCAACCGGCTGGGGATGGCGGTGTCGGCGCGCTCCACGGCGCTCGACGCGCAGGTGCGGGTGATGGACCAGATGATGGCCACCGACGCCGCCAGCGTCAGCCAGCTCCCCGACGCCGAGGCCGAGCAGCAGCGCCTGGCGCGGCAGGTGGAGACGCTGCAGACGCTCACCGACGACCTGCTGCGCGAGCAGCAGAAGGCGCGCATCGACGAGGCGGTGGAGGCCGGGCAGGTGGAGATGATGGACCACGCGCTCGTCCCCGGCGGCCCCATGCCGCGCGGGGTGAAGAAGCGCGTGCTCTTCGCGCTGCTGATCGGGCTGATGATCGGCGCCGGCGGCGCGTTCCTCCTCGACCGGCTGAACACCGCGCTCTTCCGCCGCGAGGAGATCGAGGCGCTGCTGCACGTGCCCGTCCTGGCCATCGTGCCGAAGATCGTCCCCGAGGCCGAGAAGCGCCGCCGCCCGGGCCGCAAGCTGAAGGTGCCCGGCACCGCGCTGGTCAAGCGCTCGCCGGCCCCGGCCGACGCGCTGATCACCGTCACCGACCTGCACTCGGCGGGGTCGCAGGCGTACCGGAAGCTCAGGACGCACCTGATCTTCTCCACCGGCGGCGACCCGCTGCGCACGCTGCTGGTCACCTCGCCGGGCGCCAGCGAGGGGAAGAGCACGGTGTGCGCGAACCTGGCGGTGACCTTCGCGCAGCAGCACATGCGCGTGCTGCTGGTGGACTGCGACATGCGCCGCAGCCGGCTGCACACCCTGTTCGGCGCCGAGCGCACCCCCGGCCTCACCGAGGTGCTGGCGCGCCAGGGAACGCTGGAAGAGGCGATCCGCTCGACGCAGGTGGAGGGGCTGCACATCCTTCCCGCCGGCACGCTGGTGCCCAACATCAGCGAGCTGCTGGGCGGCGCCGGGATGCGCGCGGTGATGGCCGAGCTCTCCTCGCGCTACGACCTGGTCGTGGTCGACACTCCGCCCGTCCTGGCCGCCGCCGACGCGGAGATCCTGGGCGTGCAGACCGACGCCGTCCTCCTCGTCCTCCGCGCCGGGCAGACGGACCGCCAGCCCGCGCAGTACGCCGTGCAGCAGCTCCGCGCCATCGGCGCGCGGGTGGTGGGCGCGGTGCTGAACGACCCGGACGAGAAGGTGGCGGACTACGGCCGGTACACCTACTACTACGACTACTACAGCCAGCCAGCCAACGCGTGA
- a CDS encoding MFS transporter: MSTHAMHAPCDEGVVRSARAPASAAQTAAGGWVLAAAILGSSMSFVDGTVVNVALPVLQRALGADVAGVQWVVESYALLLSALLLVGGALGDRYGRRLVFGAGVLLFGVASVACGLAPSLPWLIAARAVQGVGGALLVPGSLALISASFPPEKRGRAIGTWSGSTAIAAGLGPVLGGWLVEHASWRWIFYINVPFTAAVLAILALRVCESRDDEAAGARLDLAGAALATVGLGGITLALVESSRLGWGSPLVLGGMIGGVVALAAFVAVEHRARAPMVPPELFRSRTFTGANLLTLLLYAALGGAMFFIPFDLIDVQGYGAAAAGAAFLPFIVLMSLLSRWAGGLVDRFGARLPLTVGPLVAAGGLALYTLPGIGGSYWATFFPAVVVLGLGMTIAVAPLTTAVMGAVEQRHAGAASGVNNAVSRAAGLLAIAVFGLIAVGAFGDALPGRLRAHAVPADAASAVQTQRIRLAAAEAPENAPPAVRAAAARAVDEAFVHAFRVVMLVAAGMAAASGVIGWAMIEPIRPKRRQSSSG, from the coding sequence ATGAGCACCCACGCCATGCACGCGCCCTGCGACGAGGGCGTCGTCCGCAGCGCGCGCGCGCCCGCCTCCGCCGCGCAGACGGCGGCGGGGGGATGGGTGCTCGCCGCGGCCATCCTCGGCTCCAGCATGTCGTTCGTCGACGGCACGGTGGTGAACGTCGCCCTTCCCGTGCTGCAGCGCGCGCTGGGCGCGGACGTGGCCGGCGTGCAGTGGGTGGTGGAGTCGTACGCGCTCCTCCTCTCCGCGCTCCTGCTGGTCGGCGGCGCGCTGGGAGATCGGTATGGGCGGAGACTGGTCTTCGGCGCGGGCGTGCTGCTGTTCGGCGTCGCGTCCGTCGCGTGCGGGCTGGCGCCCTCGCTGCCGTGGCTGATCGCCGCGCGCGCGGTGCAGGGCGTGGGCGGGGCGCTGCTGGTGCCGGGGAGCCTAGCGCTGATCAGCGCGTCGTTCCCGCCGGAGAAGCGCGGCCGCGCGATCGGGACGTGGTCGGGATCGACGGCCATCGCCGCGGGGCTGGGGCCGGTGCTGGGCGGCTGGCTGGTGGAGCACGCGTCGTGGCGATGGATCTTCTACATCAACGTTCCCTTCACCGCGGCGGTGCTGGCGATCCTGGCGCTGCGCGTATGCGAGAGCCGCGACGACGAGGCGGCCGGCGCGCGGCTCGACCTGGCCGGCGCCGCGCTGGCGACGGTGGGTCTCGGCGGGATCACCCTCGCGCTGGTGGAGTCGTCGCGGCTGGGATGGGGGTCGCCGCTGGTGCTGGGGGGGATGATCGGCGGCGTGGTGGCGCTGGCGGCGTTTGTGGCCGTCGAGCACCGGGCGCGGGCGCCGATGGTTCCGCCGGAGCTCTTCCGCTCGCGCACCTTCACCGGCGCCAACCTGCTGACGCTGCTGCTGTACGCGGCGCTGGGCGGGGCGATGTTCTTCATCCCCTTCGACCTGATCGACGTGCAGGGCTACGGCGCGGCGGCCGCGGGCGCCGCGTTTCTTCCCTTCATCGTGCTGATGTCGCTGCTGTCACGCTGGGCGGGCGGGCTGGTGGACCGCTTCGGCGCGCGGCTGCCGCTCACCGTCGGCCCGCTCGTGGCCGCGGGGGGACTCGCGCTCTACACGCTGCCGGGGATCGGCGGGAGCTACTGGGCCACCTTCTTCCCCGCCGTGGTGGTGCTGGGGCTGGGGATGACGATCGCCGTGGCGCCGCTGACCACCGCGGTGATGGGCGCCGTCGAGCAGCGCCACGCCGGCGCCGCGTCGGGGGTGAACAACGCCGTGTCGCGCGCCGCGGGACTGCTGGCGATCGCCGTGTTCGGGCTGATCGCCGTCGGCGCGTTCGGCGATGCGCTCCCTGGCCGGCTCCGCGCGCACGCCGTCCCCGCCGACGCGGCGAGCGCGGTCCAGACGCAGCGGATCCGCCTCGCCGCCGCCGAGGCGCCGGAGAACGCGCCCCCCGCCGTCCGCGCCGCCGCCGCCCGCGCCGTGGACGAGGCGTTCGTGCACGCCTTCCGCGTGGTGATGCTGGTGGCCGCGGGGATGGCGGCCGCGAGCGGCGTCATCGGCTGGGCGATGATCGAGCCCATCCGCCCGAAACGCCGGCAATCATCGAGCGGGTAA
- a CDS encoding ATP-binding protein translates to MREGGRKAAGTAALAGGAYLAEASRLLADSLDYETTLGTVAALALPHLGGWCIVDLVEDDGTMRRLAVVHPDPALQPLARRLVSGWPPRIEDPLGVPVVVRTGRPELIPHVSDEMVAAAARDPDHLRTLRALGIGSVIVAPMTARGQVLGAMTFVSAEHSPYDEGDLELAEDLARRAAISIDNARLYRAAERARAQAEEASRTKSEFLAAMSHEMRTPLNAVLGYVDLMELEIAGPLTGEQREHLGRVRTAGAQLLAMVDQVLDLARLESGRMTVARERASVQEAVDEALSRARAFAADGGVALHDGCAPSNPAFYLGDVGRVGQVLDHLLSNAVKFTRRGGSVRVSCGVAASADPGAWVAGRGPWACVEVEDTGIGIDPRRMDELFEPFRQGESGHTRTEGGAGLGLTVARQLARLMGGDVTVRSVPGQGSCFTLWLPAAPESEVGRDERTRRRAGWAIEAAGSALTCHVDVVMESYVRRVRSDPQVPHARGATDVDLLNHAATLVADVAQSMVVLGGSAEDAPRLLRDGTRIQRLVAELHAEQRQRLDWDETELRRDFEVLREEVEGCIRAHLPAGEGADAAVAVAARLLRQSERVGVQAHRAADEDGGDRPGEREAEPGRSRERYG, encoded by the coding sequence ATGCGCGAGGGCGGGCGGAAGGCGGCGGGCACGGCGGCGCTGGCGGGGGGTGCGTACCTCGCCGAGGCCAGCCGCCTGCTTGCCGATTCGCTCGACTACGAGACCACGCTGGGCACCGTGGCCGCGCTGGCGCTGCCGCACCTGGGCGGGTGGTGCATCGTCGACCTGGTGGAGGACGACGGCACCATGCGCCGCCTGGCCGTGGTCCATCCCGACCCCGCGCTGCAGCCGCTGGCCCGCCGCCTGGTTTCCGGGTGGCCGCCGCGGATCGAGGACCCCCTCGGCGTGCCCGTCGTCGTGCGCACCGGCCGCCCGGAGCTGATCCCCCACGTCAGCGACGAGATGGTGGCCGCCGCCGCGCGCGACCCCGACCACCTGCGCACGCTGCGGGCGCTGGGGATCGGCTCCGTGATCGTGGCCCCGATGACGGCGCGCGGGCAGGTGCTGGGCGCCATGACCTTCGTCAGCGCCGAGCACTCCCCCTACGACGAGGGAGACCTGGAGCTGGCGGAGGACCTGGCCCGCCGCGCCGCCATCTCCATCGACAACGCCCGGCTGTACCGCGCCGCCGAGCGCGCCCGCGCCCAGGCCGAGGAGGCCAGCCGCACCAAGAGCGAGTTCCTGGCGGCCATGAGCCACGAGATGCGCACCCCGCTGAACGCGGTGCTGGGCTACGTGGACCTGATGGAGCTGGAGATCGCCGGGCCGCTGACCGGGGAGCAGCGCGAGCACCTGGGCCGCGTGCGCACCGCCGGCGCGCAGCTGCTGGCGATGGTGGACCAGGTGCTGGACCTGGCGCGATTGGAGTCCGGCCGCATGACGGTGGCCCGCGAGCGCGCGTCGGTGCAGGAGGCGGTGGACGAGGCCCTCTCGCGCGCCCGCGCCTTCGCCGCGGACGGGGGCGTGGCGCTGCACGACGGCTGCGCGCCGTCGAACCCCGCCTTCTACCTGGGCGACGTGGGGCGCGTGGGCCAGGTGCTGGACCATCTCCTTTCCAACGCGGTGAAGTTCACCCGGCGCGGCGGCTCGGTGCGCGTGAGCTGCGGCGTGGCCGCTTCCGCCGATCCCGGCGCGTGGGTGGCGGGCCGTGGGCCGTGGGCGTGCGTGGAGGTCGAGGACACGGGGATCGGGATCGATCCGCGGCGGATGGACGAGCTGTTCGAGCCCTTCCGCCAGGGCGAGAGCGGGCACACGCGCACCGAGGGCGGCGCGGGGCTGGGGCTGACCGTCGCCCGGCAGCTGGCGCGGCTGATGGGCGGCGACGTGACGGTGCGCAGCGTGCCGGGGCAGGGCTCGTGCTTCACCCTCTGGCTTCCCGCGGCGCCGGAGAGCGAGGTGGGCCGCGACGAGCGCACCCGCCGCCGCGCCGGGTGGGCCATCGAGGCGGCGGGAAGCGCGCTGACCTGCCACGTGGACGTCGTGATGGAGTCGTACGTGCGCCGCGTTCGCAGCGACCCGCAGGTGCCGCACGCGCGTGGCGCCACCGACGTGGACCTGCTGAATCACGCAGCCACCCTGGTGGCCGACGTGGCGCAGTCGATGGTGGTGCTGGGCGGCAGCGCCGAGGACGCGCCGCGGCTGCTGCGCGACGGCACCCGCATCCAGCGCCTGGTGGCCGAGCTGCACGCCGAGCAGCGCCAGCGGCTGGACTGGGACGAGACCGAGCTGCGGCGCGACTTCGAGGTGCTGCGCGAAGAGGTGGAGGGGTGCATCCGCGCGCACCTGCCCGCTGGCGAGGGCGCGGACGCCGCCGTGGCCGTGGCCGCCCGGCTGCTGCGCCAGAGCGAGCGCGTGGGTGTGCAGGCGCACCGCGCGGCGGACGAGGACGGCGGCGATCGGCCCGGGGAGAGGGAAGCGGAGCCGGGAAGGAGCCGGGAGCGTTATGGCTGA